In Miscanthus floridulus cultivar M001 chromosome 8, ASM1932011v1, whole genome shotgun sequence, the sequence cagaaatgccatttgaactgttttgcttataaaattgtcgttttagctccgaattgatccattcaaatcgcgttatcTTCGTAAttctataatctacatgttagaaccactgttagtcaagtttggaacattttaatttcctggttagatttaattaaatatattgctataggaaatcccgtttaaatcataactttcacattttagctccgtttttcatgaacttcgcgttgacgtgatcgtagcgagacgtagattattttcacaaacattttatcttgttttctatactattggtgtactgttctaatgataggaatgtttgctttgcatgaatgcttttggaatgttgtatgttgccgtgttggtcgcgttcagacggtgaggagaacgttggagaccaagaattcttcgacgaccagcaggaccagcaagagtttgtgaaccaaggcaagtatagcatgggcctaccttgatgtcataTTTCattttaatcaattactcatttgcatgtgtctaatttcgatacccgtaaggacatcctagtgattgattatcctgttccttgtctcctatgggttaaatgcatatgggtagattgctagtgctctaactgaacttgatctacatgatgataaatgattctatggaactaagagtttaacatgatttataacaactgttccatagggcgaaggtgcaaatgactcttgatcatgttgctcccagccctccataaggacttatctatcggcaaaagctgggactgacagtgcaaccggaagagtcatatggctctgactttagctcagtaataggaccttttctagctagttagaggttacctttttggcgcaaatggggcttgccacattgggtatagggctacctctgttcctatgagtatagccgcgatggatatgtgccataggaaaggggggttcctacatctgcttgccaaggaaacctagcggccctaacttgttagaaaaacctatgaaatggcttcatagtgtaccctgcccgctcaccttggcagtgacatgggagtaattaacccgggcatatggggatcacctCTCACGGTGAATGTGTACCACCTCTATAGAGAGTAACAAACTGTTacaacagccgtgctcacggtcacgagcgacctagaaaactcacagaataattggttacttgttgatgatcatttaagttgttctatgatgatatatgatacattTGACTctgatatctgttcatatgggattaaatgggagcttaagcataatttgataatacctgagaaaaaaaaagtttgacttactaaaaatgctaactgcagtaaactagtgtcaatcttttgagcttcataaccccatgttaacttgttaagtacgggatgtacttacgcttgtttattttctttatttggataaaaatcccggatgggtaatagatgacaacAGATATGAAGATTTTCctaaggatttttaggcttgtggtcaaccagttgaccttccctgtgatgaagccccacgagagagttaccttttaatttccgctgtgatgtataggactaagttttattataaccctgatgtatgagacaccgtgatgatactttatgtaatttgtcagcttgtgtgtgtgattgattcctaggcacacacgagttttgtgcattcaattttatccttaaaattgggtgtgacactcgAGCAAGCCCCCAAGCCCCAAGCAGAAGTCATGGTGGAGTCAGGCTTGGCTAGGTTTCTTCTCCATAGGGTGCACACGAGCGTACCTGATGGGTATAGCACCCGAGCCCCCAGGCAATCCTAGAGGGGTCGATCGGGGGAGGGGGTCTTCTTTGTGCGGGAACCACTGGACCCGAGGTTTAACATACccgtatgttaggatctcatcaggagcccccaagcccttcgtggcctcaccTATCGTGATGGCAACGAAGGGCTGTATTCAATCTTCCGATGACCGAACCCTTCTTGGTGGGGATGGCTTCCGCTGACGTGCATGTTGTGCCCTACTTGGGGCCCTCTTCTCAAATGTGATAGTTGTTGCTCAGCTATCGAGActgggtgatgatggtgttgaaaCCTTCATGAGTCTATGTCACATAGGCCTTTGACTCGAGCGAGGGCTCGATGAACTCATCTGGGAGTTGCCGATCTTGAGCCCAAAGGCGCTCTCCTTTTTTATCAGAGCCTATCATGGGTTAGGTGATTAAGAGCATCTAGGCTCTAGCTCAAGGCCATCTGATCATCCAGAGCACCACGCCCTTCTAAGGGTTGTGGTAGCAGGTTCCTAGTCCTCTCGAGCTAGCCTTTAAGGGCCGACCTTCTATAGCCATAGATCGAGGTGTGGGGACCACGCCGAGCCTTAGACGGGGGCCCTCATTGGGCCCACTGCTCAGCTACTCCCACCCTAACTCTGAGGAGTTGGTTGCTTTTTGAGGGATGCATCACCCGAGCGCCCATCATTTGGGGGATCAAGTTGCTCCATCTAGGGAGCTAGCACATCCCCTGAGGCCATCATAGGGCCTCCCTATTAGCGGGAGTGGCGGCTCCTGGGCATGTCCCTTCTACTAATGTTTTGCAaaggcggttgatggcatctaGGCCGTTGTGCCTAGTGGAGGAGTTAAGGCATGCACCCCCGCACCGTCCCACTTTGTCTGGGAGATGGGACATTAGGGCCACATGGAGCAAATCTAGTGGAGGAGGAGCCGCGACACTTGGTGTGCATGGATCCAAGCTATCGATGATAGCCGGTGGGCCTGAGGGGAGTCAGATCCCCTCAAGTCCCATGTGGAGGCATGTTTGGAGTGGGCAGCACGCGTGGTGGAAAGTGGAGCGAAGACTTGACTTATTGTTAGCAGTTCCCTGACTATGCCTTTACTGCACGACCATCATCACGCAACCGCCCGGAGGCGTGCTATGGAGATTGAAGAGACACCCGATCGGTTCCCCAAGGCCCCTTCAGGCCATTGATGGTTGATCGAAGGGCCTGGAGCCACTCATAGAGCATCATCTGGGCTATAAAGGGTAGCCCTGGTGACACAACGTCTTCAATCCTTTCCTCTAGCTCCTTCTCTTCGACAGCGATGGCGATGATGAAGTGTGATGCTTCCCTCTAGGTGAGCTTGTCTTGGTATGTGGGGCGATTGCTTCTTTGAGGATGGAAGGACTCTAGTGAAGGAGGGGCGACGACATGGCGCTAGAGGCATCTATCACGTTCCCATCCCCTAGAAGGTGCAAGGACTCTAGGGATGCCACTGGAGTCCTTACACCCTCTGATGGGGGAGGGGGATCGTGACGTGCCGATCACTGCCCCTCTATCCTGGTGATGGTAAGAAGGGCCCAACACTGTTGATGGTACAACAGTCAATGTTGCCCATCCTCAGGCCTCAGGGGGAAGCCCCGAGGGTGGCCCGCTAGCCTGAGCCATGCATACCATATGGCCCCGACCCTAGGGCGGTGCTGCTTGCTCCAACGATGAGGCGGGTGGCTCTAGCCACCATAGAGCTAGAATCACACTTAACactaccccctacctggcgcgccagatGTTGTAGGGTCAGAACTGcaacaagcattgttgttcgagtcagtGTTAGAGTACGGGTcttcggtggctcgggtggactcaataacacaagaatcacagagaggatgcaacaatttatcctggttcgggccaatcgatgccctacgtcgagcagctgatgatccttatactcaaaagcacccaaaatcgagGGGGGGTTACAACAGGATtatagagagatttggtagggggttagctcggtgctaatcctaaggttaccTCACCGTCGGTGGTGCCTTCCCTCatcagagaggaggaagatgataggatgcggtggaggagctctcggtgcccctcggtGGGTTGCCTTGGTCTCAGTGCTGAGCGGAGGccaaggaatggaatgatctatcttcTCCTGATCGTCCCCCTAGgttcgaccttatcccttatataacgagataggtcgggtatATGGCAGTTTGGGAGAACTAGTTTACGGTctacatacatcggagttcaagaGGGCCTTGCAGCGACGCGCAGTGGACCATGGTGGTGTGATAGAGCCGAACAAGCCTTGGGTGCTGTTCGgttgctctgttctgacactctacaTGTCAGGCTGTGTCGGCTAGGACCGGactcccctaggtggacctttCAGAGTCTTCTTAGCAGTGAAGGAGGTCGGCTTCAGGGGCTAACCGCGGGCCCAGGGGCCTCTGAGCCCCCGAAGGCCGCTggaaagctttgtcttcttgtgtcatgccctatGCGTGACCTTGTCGGGAAAGTGGCCGACAATGTCATGCCCAAGGGGCAACGCcgggggagcccccgagcctcgataGCTCAGGGCGTGTTTTCTTACGCCCAGGCCttggcttgtgtagcttgctgggcaggagccaagggccagGCCAAAGTGTTGGCGTAGACCGGGAGCCTGGGGGCTCgggcaagcccccgagccctaagCAGAAGTTGTGATAGAGTTAGGCTCGGCCGAGTTTCTTCtccagagggtgcgtgcgagcgtacCCAATGTGTATAGCCCCCCCGAAtgatcctagaggggtcggtcAGGGGTCTTCTTCGTTCAGGAACCAGTGGactcgaggcttaacatacccaaaTGTTATGATCTCGTTAGTGAGCCTTCCGTAACTTTTTGAAAAGGAGAGAGTAGATCAAACATTTAAAAATTACAAAGGTCATAATAACCTTTTGGATCGTGTTATCACATAAACTAGAAGATACCTCGAACGTTACTACAGGAATCACAATGTAGCACGCTGATATAGACAACTAAATGTACGTTAGTAGATGATGCGGCTTGCTAACATGAATAACTTGAATAAAGACATAATTGCATGTGTTAGTAGACTGTCATAATTACGTGTTAGTGGATGCTGAAGTAGACATTTTGTATGGCATGATAGAATGCAAGTGGAGATTGAAAATATAAGATATATAGATATGGATTATAAAAGGTTATTAAAATATAAGTCCATTTTTGCTCCACAACTTTTATCTTTGTCTAATTTTAAACCCTAACTACAGGACCGTCTAACTTTTGCACGTCAACTATCAAAACCATTTAAATTTAACACGAGAGTCATATGAAAACCACTCAAAACCAACTCGGGGTCAAAATTGAATGGTTTTGATAGTTGAGGTGCCAAAAAGAAAAGCAAGAGTTGAGGGACCAAATATGGACTTAATCAAACTTTAGTTTTTTAGacatttataaaaaaattatatgTTTAGATTTACTTATTGATAAATACATATATGTATTAAAGTATTTATCTACACATTATTGGATTTTTATAtattggatgaagaaatgaccaaaattaaAGCTGTAGATCttaacaagatctacaactttgtatttgatgactttttcatttgaaataatttTAGGACCCCAAAATTCTGTTCGAAGTTCTcataatttgaatttcaattttttttgaaattgtTCCAACAAACTctgatggagaaatgatcaaGACCAAacttgtagatcttaatgagatatacaactttgcaGTCGATGAATTTTTCACTTAAAATCATTTATGGCCCAAAATTTTGTtcgaagttctcatattttgaaatcgttttttgaattgttcaaacttcATAGAAATGACAAAAATTCAAACTCATAGATTttgatgagatatacaactttctaGTTAGTGACTTCTTTGTTTGAAATCATTTATCATTCTAAAATTCTGTTTGAAGTACTTttattttgaaatttaattttttcgAATTATTCGAACAAAATCGGAGGAAGAAATTACCAAAACTAAAGTTTTAGATATTGATGAGATATACAACTCTGTAGTTAACGTCTATCTCATTTGAAATTATATATGGTCCTAAAATTCTGTTTGAAGTTTTCATATTTTTTCATCCAAAAATTTCAAATTATTTGAATGAACTCGGACGGTGAAATAACTGAAATCAAAGTTATAGATATCGATGAGATATATTATATTTTTACAAAACATTGGTTCCAAAGTTAATTTATTTGAAAATTATATTTTAATACATATGAATTTTATCACTTAGTAAATCTaatatataatttttttcataaatatctaaaaaattaaaaatacttgattaattctatttttgtctcTCAACTCTTGTTTTTGTCTAACTTTGTCGCCCCAACTATTAAaacctactccctctgtcctgttTTGAGTGTCGCTGTGGCCGTCCATGTTCACAGCTCGTGCTGTGTACGTAGATCCTTCCTCTGTCTATGTTCATTTAATCTCTGTCTTGCTAAAACGACTATGATAAATGGACAGAGGAGAAGTGGTTTTCAACGTCTCTAGGGTCAATTTTAAATggtttttatagaaaaaaacgTGCTAAAGTCGGACGGTTTTATAGCTGGGAATTAAATAAAATTACAAAAAACAAGAGTCGAAGGGCGAACTTGTACTTAATcctattaaaaatataaataaataatagaaaaataaatagaaaaaCATGCTTTGGGACTGCCCAGCAACTCAGGCTGTCCGTCCCTACACCGAGTCCACCCATCCTCTCGTGCACCCGTCTCCTTCCCCTTCCTACACCCCGCACGCCGCACCCCACTCCCCGATCCCACTGCTCCCCAGATCCGCGCCCGAGCCCTAGTCCCCAGATCCGCCGCGGCGCCGGAGCACTCCTCCTTGCATTGGCGTCCGCGGCGCCATGGCGTGCCTCGCGATCTCCCTGCAGCCGGTGAACGGCCCGGACATCCTACTGCAAACGCGGTCCTGGTTCCCCGTCTCCCGCGCCCTCGCCACCGTCTCCGCCTTTCGCCTCGCGCGCCTCCACCTCGCACGCGGCAAGCAGCagtcctcctcatcctccgccTCCTCGGCCTCGCTCGACGCCATCGGCGACGACCCGCTCGCCGCCGCGTCGGGGCAGCTCGTTGTCGGCGTCGAGTCACAGTACCGCGTGGTGTACCGCCTCGTCAACTCCATCTACGTGCTGGGGGTCACCACCGCAGGCTCCGACCATGCCGCCCCCGCTGTCAACGCCTTCGCCGTCGCCGACGCCGTCAACCAGGCCGTCTCCGTCGTCGTCGCAGCCTGCCGTGGCGTCGACGTCACCCCCGAGAAGGTGCACCGCAAGTACCCCGAGGTCTATCTCGCTCTCGACCTCGTCCTCCACGGCGTTGGCTCCGTCCGCCTCTCCCAGATCCTCGCCACCATCCATGGCGACAACCTCGCGCGCATGGTCAACTCCTCCCCCGACGCCGAAGCCCGGGCCCGCGGCGCGGATCCCTGGCCCGCCGTCGAGCACCTCGCGCAGGACCGCCACGTTGCGAGGGAGGGCTTCTCGGGCGCCTCTTTCGAGCTTCCCCAGGAGACGCTGGCGGCTGGCGACGAATTCTCGTCTAACATCGCCCCTGCAACCACTGTTGCTACTGGGGACGAGCCACCACCTGAGGAGGCAGCACCTGTGGAGAAGGATCCCTTCGCAGCCAGTGACCTGATTAACAACAAGCCGGAGGAGGCATTGGTGGGTGGATTCAAGAAGAACAAGGAGACTGCCCTTGTGGTTGCTGATCCTGCAGCTGCGCTAGCTGGATTGGAGGTCACGACTTTACCACCAGCTGAGGCGACTAAGCCGACATTTATTGGAGTTGAAGGGTTTGAGGGTGATTATGGTGGCATTGAGTTTGGCAATGATGAGGCTTCACTTGCTGAGGCGTTTGAAGGGCTCAATGCGCCATTTGGTGGTGGGCTGGATGCTTCTGAGTTTGTTACAACAACAAAGAAGGATCACAAGGACAGGACCATCACTGGTCTTGAGCTGCTAGTAACAAGTGGGAAGCCACCAAATGCAGCTGCTGGTACTCCATTGGAAAATCTGTTGGTGACCAAGCGCACAGAAATGACTGCTCCTGAGTTATTTATTGCTGAGGAGATCAATGCAGAATTCAAGGAGTCTATTCTTGTGCGTGTTGGCTTGAAGGGTACAATCTTCCTGCGGACCTTGCCACTGAATAAGGCAGCGGGCAAGGAGACTGAGTTCTCATTTCGTCTTGAGGGCACATCAGGAATGAAGAGGGCTGCATTGCAGAGTAATGTGTTGAGTAACCTACAGAATGGATTGTTCCATGTCAGGACTGTGTCGAAAGAGGAGCCCATTCCCCTCATGAAGTACAGCTTCCTGCCGAAGCACTCGCCTCTCCCTTTGAGGATGCGCCTAGTGAAGCGCCACAGTGGGACGTTACTCTCAGTGATGATACAGTACGCATCCAATCCAATGCTACCCCAGCCTCTGAGCAATGTTACATTCATTGTTAAGCTTCCTGTGGATCCCACTCTGCTCAATGTTTCACCCAAGGCTGTGCTAAACCGGGCAGAGAGGGAGCTTAGATGGCATATTTCAGAAATTCCCCTGAAAGGTCCAGCCGGAAGGCTCAGGGCACGGATGCCTGTTGACCAAGACTCCAAAGATGGTGAGCTAGAGGTTGTTGGGATGGTGAAGTTTGCTTACCAAGGTCCATTCACATTGTCTGGCATTAAACTACGCCCAGCCACTGATGGAATTGCCCAATTTAATGAAGTTGGCCATACCTTCTCCAGTGGGATTTACCTGTGCATCTGATAGGTACCTTCTTGTACTGTAGGTGCTTCTTCACCTGTTTTTATGTTTGTTTGTTTCTACAGCAGGGTGTGAAAATCCTATTGTATGTAGCAAAGTGTGTTTCTTTCTGTGAGGCTGAAATTCTATCACGTTTTTGAGTTGTCTGTTTCTTTATATGTCATTTGTGATTACTCATGAAGGCTACTTTATACATCAAGTTTATCATTCATACGAAGAAACAATGTACTGCTCTATTTGATTGCTATTTGATTGCTATTTTATTGCTTCTTTTTTTCTTAGCATGCATTACTTAGAGATGTTATTGGCTCTgttcaaaagagaatgccacTGTAGTTAGCTAGTATTAGATGATATCTAGTTATTCATGCAGGGCAACTGATTGATTTTTATTACGAAAAGATTGTCATGACTGCATTCTCTGTTTATATTGTATGATATCCCTGTTCATCAAGTTAAAGTTAGGAAGATTGCACTAATAGGTTACTCCCTCACTTCCCTCTGATTGCTAATGTAAGTTGCTTAGGGACATTGACATAGTCTACAAGGAGGAATTTTTATTGCCAATTTGTATGAAAAATATATAGCTAAAATAAAAAAGAATCATGTCTTGAAACTATTTTTTATGATATAAGTGTACCAGCATCAATCTTACATTCTCAATCTATCTAGGTGTTCTTATTGTGATGTTCAAAGTTGAAAATAGGAATCCTAAAGTGACTTGTATTACGAGGAAATACCTGTTTAGCAATTAGGATCAAGTTTCAATTCCAGTTTCATATAAAATCCACTGTAGAGCTTTCTCTGGAAAGAAAGAAATCCCTACTGATGCAAGTTAACAGTCTTGGCAATGATTAATGTACTCCGCTGTATGGATGACACATTGATATTTCGGCAAATAACCAAAGAGATAGACAACTGACAAGAGTATTGGTCAACATATGCTCAAGTGCAATCTTGAGTGTTGGATCTAATCTGATTGGCCCAAGTGAAGGGTTGGAGTTCCCTCATAATTGGGCTgacttatgcccaattagatttAGTGAAATTAAAACTTAAAAGTGATAAGAGGTAATTAGTGAGTCAAATTaaaagtgataagaggtatgggGAAGTTCCCACTTCTCACTTTTGGGCCACTCAGATTAGATCCAATACACAAGATTGAGTTTGTGCATATATACTCTTATACACTTTATATTTCCTCATAATTAAATTACGGGCAAGCTGAGCATGTTCATGATTACTGTGCTCCCCAGCCTGTTTGGGACACCAAACTGGTTTGAACACCTATTGGTTTCCTGGCTGATTATTAGTGAATGAAAATGGTAGTGTATAAACGTTCAATCAATAACCTCGAGTGTCACTCATTTGATACTGAGAAACCTGTGTTTCGTTTTTTTACTCTTAAGTAAATTCCTAAACTCCTAATAAGAGTATAAGACGCCATATCCTAATATTGCAATACTAATTCCCTTGCACCCATTGATTCGTTGAAGTTCAAGTTTAACTGAGATCTTGTGCAAGTCATCATCGCAGTCGCATATTGCTTGTGTCAATACTGGTTAATATGAAAGTTTATACTGCCTCTAGTGAGCATGGTCTTATCTTGTTGTTCAGATTTGTTTGTGCTGGCACATTAGATGAATATTGGTACCCTGAACAGATTATTGCTTCTAAATTGGAGTGAAAGAAACTGTCTCGGCTTTATCATGGACAGTAGAAGTCCATTTAGTACAATGGTAAataaagaagtgatgtcctcaaaTGTGTGATCAAAAGTTTGTGTGGTGTCCAATACCTGCATGATCATGTAAATTGTTTACTTAAAAATGACATGAATTTAGTATGTTCATCAGAAAATGTCTTCAGAGTATCTATCattttatatatgtatatatattgctatagaaaTTAATGGCTGAACTTTTGTCTGGTAACCCGAGGTGTGTGGTGTGGTGTGAGTATGTATTGGGTATTTGAGCCTTTCTTTTCCCtatcttaatgcaatgatacacagctctcctgtGTATTCCAGAAAAAAAACTTTTAGTTCAGAATTATATTGACTGGAAGTAGTAGCTGCTGCTTCCCTTCATTTCTGAAGTAACCCAACTAATGTCACATTTTCACTGAAGGTTTTTAATGCTATGGTTAtttctcaaattgatgcttacATTTAGCTGTCTAATATTGGCCTTGGGAAAAGCAATGCCTTGTGATTATGAAGAACTTGTTTTCTAGTTTGTTTGAATCATTTGGAACTAAATAAGATGTTTTACTTGGTTTAAGCTGCTTGCATTATTCTTGCATGATGGACTTATTGTTCTTATATAGTTCTACTAAAATTTTATGCATCCTCAGAAACATCCTGAAAAGTATACTTGGTTGCACTACTTGACCCCATCCGCAGCCCACAGAAACTTGGTTTTATTTTTGAGACAACTTATGCTCCCATCCTGGACACATAGAGATGGCAACAGGCACAAACCCGCTGGGTTTTTGCCATCCGAAACCCATACCCATGAACAAAAAATCTACCCATCAGAAAACCCATGACCCATCACAGGTTTAATTTTATGCCCAAACCCATGCCCGCTCGGGTCACGGGTACACAACGGATCACACCCATGCCCGTGATAACAAGCACACCAACTTTTCTATGTTTTATTAGCAACTGCCTGTGAGAACAAGCACGCCAACTTTTATATGTTTTATTAGCAACAAGCATgcctttttggaaaaaaaatatttattacTATATTTCTCTAATACAAAGTACATAGAGCAGTACGGGAAAAAATTCACATTGACACATGTATTCAATGCTTACGCACAAAGCCACCAATGTTGCCTTGTTGTGAATTGTGAAGTGTCCAACGTCCTTGTGCTTATATATATAAGAGTTTGGTACTGGTCTTCTTGTTTGAATAGACGAGGTGGGACTATTTCTTCTCTCGGTGAGTAAAGCTAGCAGGCAAACATCACTGCTGTTGTAGAGTGCCAACAAGCCACTATGCTAAATGGGCCGTCCCAGAATTAGACAGGTCTCATGTGTTCTCAAAGTCTCATGCGTgtgagtgttattttttttttttcaaaaatcctACTGTGTAGTGCCGTGTATTCTTTTTTGCTTTTATTTTCTCTACAGTTATATACTTTCAGGAAAATTTAAACATACTCAATTATTGACATAATACATGATAGATCGAGTTTAAAAAACCCATGGGTTTATGGGTTTGGGTACTATATCCCCAAACCCACACCCACGAACCCGCTG encodes:
- the LOC136471897 gene encoding uncharacterized protein → MACLAISLQPVNGPDILLQTRSWFPVSRALATVSAFRLARLHLARGKQQSSSSSASSASLDAIGDDPLAAASGQLVVGVESQYRVVYRLVNSIYVLGVTTAGSDHAAPAVNAFAVADAVNQAVSVVVAACRGVDVTPEKVHRKYPEVYLALDLVLHGVGSVRLSQILATIHGDNLARMVNSSPDAEARARGADPWPAVEHLAQDRHVAREGFSGASFELPQETLAAGDEFSSNIAPATTVATGDEPPPEEAAPVEKDPFAASDLINNKPEEALVGGFKKNKETALVVADPAAALAGLEVTTLPPAEATKPTFIGVEGFEGDYGGIEFGNDEASLAEAFEGLNAPFGGGLDASEFVTTTKKDHKDRTITGLELLVTSGKPPNAAAGTPLENLLVTKRTEMTAPELFIAEEINAEFKESILVRVGLKGTIFLRTLPLNKAAGKETEFSFRLEGTSGMKRAALQSNVLSNLQNGLFHVRTVSKEEPIPLMKYSFLPKHSPLPLRMRLVKRHSGTLLSVMIQYASNPMLPQPLSNVTFIVKLPVDPTLLNVSPKAVLNRAERELRWHISEIPLKGPAGRLRARMPVDQDSKDGELEVVGMVKFAYQGPFTLSGIKLRPATDGIAQFNEVGHTFSSGIYLCI